A single window of Pseudomonadota bacterium DNA harbors:
- a CDS encoding transposase has translation QWPGLCVAPEDLGRRSWTVKRPDYFFHSERWPATATLRLQVPRTDFTDHQLREAVAQEAERLQEQARIRMRESGRRFMGPQAVLQAAPEKRATAPEPRVSRNPSFAVGRHRPGAYRRAVQELRAFRDAYTAALCIWRDGDRDVEFPAGTVQMVLVHAARAAPAPNS, from the coding sequence CAATGGCCCGGGCTGTGCGTAGCTCCTGAAGATCTCGGCAGGCGATCGTGGACCGTGAAGCGCCCGGACTACTTCTTCCACTCCGAGCGTTGGCCTGCTACGGCCACGCTGCGGCTGCAGGTTCCCAGGACCGACTTCACGGACCACCAACTGCGCGAAGCGGTCGCGCAAGAAGCGGAGCGCCTGCAGGAACAGGCACGCATCAGGATGCGCGAGAGCGGACGTCGGTTCATGGGTCCACAGGCGGTGCTGCAAGCGGCCCCGGAAAAGCGCGCGACGGCGCCGGAACCGCGGGTGTCACGCAACCCGAGCTTCGCGGTCGGCCGGCACCGGCCCGGGGCGTATCGACGTGCGGTGCAGGAACTGCGAGCCTTTCGAGACGCGTACACCGCCGCGCTCTGCATCTGGCGTGACGGCGACCGCGATGTGGAGTTTCCAGCGGGCACAGTGCAGATGGTGCTGGTACACGCGGCCCGAGCCGCTCCCGCACCGAACAGCTGA